In Juglans regia cultivar Chandler chromosome 13, Walnut 2.0, whole genome shotgun sequence, the following proteins share a genomic window:
- the LOC109010230 gene encoding CCG-binding protein 1 yields MIKSALLRSCPYPLQLEAKDLHRTQPSSARFASTVTCSSRDHAYIPKLQPFSRSKFERVVKDPPLIEKSENELSDYCSTLEGDDSYSCWRAYFELKDLERESPKEDVEKLILQTGGVKSLIGCLHGIAAMLKNNKNAGSNIAKPLNEEKGGERLCPIPDGLPKSLHEVEEEERARMPDSPFTRLLRTKGRSPAWYSPAPDHETD; encoded by the exons ATGATAAAATCAGCCCTGCTTCGTTCTTGCCCTTATCCTCTGCAATTGGAAGCCAAGGATCTTCACCGTACACAACCATCCTCTGCAAGATTTGCTTCCACTGTAACTTGCTCTTCCAGAGACCATGCTTATATTCCGAAACTCCAGCCCTTTAGCCGATCCAAGTTCGAACGGGTCGTCAAAGATCCCCCCTTGATCGAGAAGTCCGAAAATGAGCTTTCAG ATTATTGTTCGACGCTAGAAGGAGATGATTCTTATAGCTGTTGGAGGGCGTATTTCGAACTCAAAGATCTTGAA AGGGAGTCGCCAAAAGAAGACGTGGAGAAGCTGATTCTTCAAACAGGGGGCGTTAAATCCTTAATCGGGTGCTTACACGGCATTGCAGCAATGCTAAAAAACAACAAGAATGCCGGGTCCAACATAGCCAAGCCGTTGAATGAGGAGAAAGGAGGAGAGAGACTCTGTCCAATCCCAGATGGATTGCCGAAATCACTCCACGAGGTCGAGGAAGAAGAGCGAGCTAGAATGCCTGATTCGCCGTTCACCCGGCTGCTTAGAACCAAAGGTCGGTCCCCTGCATGGTATTCCCCCGCCCCTGACCATGAAACTGACTGA
- the LOC109010229 gene encoding uncharacterized protein LOC109010229 translates to MKIHLEAIETGYKVKMGEGGTPNMRSIALVTHMMVAMTMIVMMFVAEGADTNNVFSPCADAQIQKFDGFTFGLAFSARDSFFFNQTQLSPCDLRLSLSGIGAQLALFRPKVDEISYLTINSTTFNSVLSGGHMVAFAGQKYAARSLPILVADTSHTIISFTLVLEFQKGTLQNLYWKNFGCDACSGDSICLNNQSCAVPTSKCLSSGGPTDCSLSIQLTFSGTDKNLDTLNSWYEVENLRQYSLYGLFSDIRDTITGQNGMPF, encoded by the exons ATGAAAATTCACTTAGAAGCCATAGAAACTGGCTACAAG GTGAAGATGGGTGAAGGCGGGACACCTAACATGAGGTCAATCGCATTGGTAACACATATGATGGTTGCGATGACGATGATCGTGATGATGTTTGTAGCAGAAGGAGCTGATACAAACAATGTTTTCAGTCCCTGCGCTGATGCACAAATTCAAAAATTCGACGGTTTTACCTTTGGTCTTGCATTTTCAGCCAGAGATTCGTTCTTCTTCAATCAGACTCAACTTTCTCCTTGCGATCTGCGTCTCTCCCTCTCAGGCATTGGTGCTCAACTTGCTCTATTCAGGCCCAAAGTCGATGAGATCTCTTATCTTACCATTAACAGCACCACCTTCAATTCG GTGTTGTCTGGTGGGCATATGGTAGCGTTTGCTGGACAGAAGTATGCAGCAAGATCTCTACCAATATTGGTTGCTGATACAAGTCACACCATAATTAGTTTCACTTTG GTTCTTGAATTCCAAAAAGGCACTCTTCAAAATCTGTACTGGAAGAACTTTGGGTGTGATGCATGCTCTGGGGACTCTATTTGCCTGAACAATCAAAGCTGTGCAGTGCCAACCTCTAAATGCTTAAGCAGTGGTGGGCCTACTGATTGCAGTTTGAGCATACAATTGACATTTTCTGGAACAGATAAGAATCTTGATACACTAAATTCATGGTATGAGGTGGAAAATCTTCGACAGTACTCCCTTTATGGTCTGTTCTCTGATATTCGTGATACTATCACCGGCCAAAATGGCATGCCTTTTTGA
- the LOC109017528 gene encoding B3 domain-containing transcription factor VRN1-like yields MPRPYFQKLILSSTIRAEELRIPENFANKFRGELSTVATITVLDGRIWRVGLKKIGNSVWFHNGWQEFVEHYYIRVGYFLIFRYEGNSGFFVHIFNLTTSEINYQSNAFGSIQGLNYRNQYNVFEEMEDDDSAEIMGSALPCLAGGHLKNKLLDECGEQMEPSYTPPSLRNLFNGSQLKNCLNQAGDGNLHVSKGVKKSPAEIQATREMRIHFNTSELKKSLDEVKLQSLDQVTLRNKKTMRKKQKPDPDEQVSSAQHEDAGMQFRFYESSSARKRTVIAEERERAINAAKVFKPTNPFCRVVLRPSYMYRGCILYLPSCFAKHLSGVSEFIKLQGPDGRQWPVRCLYRGGRAKLSLGWYEFSQENNMGEGDVCVFELLKMRDVVLKVTIFRVLEDTGLVVNRPSQLNVGPTKLIRV; encoded by the exons ATGCCACGCCCTTATTTCCAAAAGCTGATTCTCTCTTCCACAATCAGAGCCGAAGAACTG AGGATACCAGAAAATTTTGCCAACAAATTCAGGGGAGAGCTTTCAACTGTTGCTACAATCACTGTTCTGGATGGTCGCATATGGCGAGTAGGATTGAAAAAGATCGGGAACAGTGTTTGGTTTCACAATGGTTGGCAGGAATTTGTTGAACACTACTACATCCGTGTTGGGTACTTTCTAATATTCAGATATGAGGGGAATTCAGGTTTctttgttcatatatttaatttgacgACTTCTGAGATAAACTATCAATCCAATGCATTCGGTAGCATTCAAGGGCTCAATTATCGCAATCAGTATAATGtatttgaagaaatggaagacGATGATTCTGCTGAAATTATGGGTTCCGCACTTCCATGCCTTGCTGGTGGGCATTTGAAAAACAAGCTTCTTGATGAATGTGGAGAACAAATGGAACCAAGTTACACTCCTCCCTCACTGCGGAATTTGTTCAATGGGTCTCAACTTAAGAACTGTTTAAATCAGGCTGGTGATGGGAACCTGCATGTATCCAAGGGTGTTAAAAAATCACCTGCTGAAATTCAAGCCACCCGGGAAATGAGGATTCATTTTAACACAAGTGAGCTTAAGAAGTCTTTGGATGAAGTGAAATTGCAAAGTCTAGATCAAGTAACtctgagaaataaaaaaaccatgAGAAAAAAGCAGAAACCTGATCCTG ATGAGCAGGTGTCATCCGCTCAACATGAAGATGCAGGAATGCAGTTTAGATTTTATGAAAGTTCTTCTGCAAGAAAGAGAACAGTGATAGCGGAGGAACGTGAAAGGGCTATTAATGCAGCCAAAGTATTTAAGCCGACTAATCCTTTCTGCAGGGTTGTCCTTCGACCATCCTATATGTATAGGGGATGTATATTG TATCTGCCATCCTGCTTTGCTAAGCATCTGAGTGGGGTTTCAGAATTTATCAAACTTCAGGGTCCTGATGGGAGACAGTGGCCTGTCCGATGCCTCTACAGGGGAGGTAGAGCTAAGTTAAGCTTGGGATGGTATGAGTTTTCGCAGGAGAATAATATGGGTGAAGGAGATGTTTGTGTCTTTGAGCTGTTAAAGATGAGGGATGTTGTGCTGAAAGTTACCATATTTCGTGTCCTTGAAGATACAGGATTGGTGGTGAACCGGCCATCACAGCTGAATGTCGGCCCAACAAAACTAATTAGAGTTTAG
- the LOC109010231 gene encoding uncharacterized protein LOC109010231 → MATLSSATITATTTTIANSRRRKNNVHHLTGLNSFGGLKAHNSVASLGLPACTEQSFAKVVSSLKLPSQGKGRGGGALSSTCNAAGEIFSIAVIMNGLVLVGVAVGFILLRIEASVEEAEAE, encoded by the coding sequence ATGGCTACTCTATCTTCAGCCACCATTACTGCTACCACAACCACCATTGCCAACTCTAGGAGGAGGAAGAACAATGTGCACCACTTAACAGGGCTCAACTCTTTTGGTGGGCTCAAGGCTCACAACAGTGTGGCCTCACTAGGCCTTCCTGCATGCACCGAGCAGTCCTTTGCAAAAGTGGTGAGCTCCCTGAAACTTCCGTCACAAGGCAAAGGCAGAGGTGGAGGAGCTCTATCTTCTACCTGTAATGCAGCTGGTGAGATTTTCAGCATTGCAGTCATCATGAATGGGCTGGTTCTTGTTGGAGTTGCAGTGGGGTTCATCCTTCTTCGAATCGAAGCGTCTGTTGAAGAGGCAGAGGCAGAGTGA
- the LOC109017525 gene encoding transmembrane protein 45B-like, whose protein sequence is MGTFLGHLVPGLALTLLGLWHTINTIRAYFLKGPSNFTVRFWYPFDGPFSKLKHLELIFILSFSVFAIFMQVLDYPFFRFAFRLDNFEHATMFLHLVIFAGFTLSADFTHSTEILSGVVGILAASVFGQELFLLHFHSADHVGLEGHYHWLLQLIVLVSFIAALAVTCLPTNFPAALVLSIAVVLQGCWFMIMGFMLWTPQFIPKGCAMVLAEAGSKDMVGAVTCESNEADLRAKALANLQFSWILSGILVFTGCMCLKLAGKCTPRLQSTEYEQLHSRVADLPIATNVFKQAHP, encoded by the coding sequence ATGGGTACATTTTTAGGGCACTTAGTACCTGGTTTGGCACTCACTCTCCTCGGGCTATGGCACACCATCAACACCATCAGAGCCTACTTTCTCAAAGGCCCTTCTAATTTCACAGTGAGGTTTTGGTACCCATTTGATGGCCCCTTTTCCAAACTCAAACACTTGGAgctcattttcatcttatctttctCAGTTTTTGCAATTTTTATGCAAGTTTTAGACTACCCCTTCTTTCGTTTCGCTTTCAGGCTTGACAACTTTGAGCATGCAACCATGTTCCTGCACCTTGTTATTTTTGCAGGTTTTACTCTTTCTGCGGACTTTACTCATTCAACTGAGATCCTCTCTGGGGTTGTTGGAATCCTTGCTGCCTCTGTATTTGGTCAAGAGCTTTTTCTACTTCATTTCCACTCGGCTGATCATGTTGGACTGGAAGGCCACTATCATTGGCTATTGCAGCTCATAGTGTTGGTTTCTTTCATCGCAGCTCTGGCAGTGACTTGTTTACCGACCAATTTTCCCGCTGCTCTTGTACTTTCGATTGCAGTTGTATTACAAGGCTGCTGGTTTATGATTATGGGGTTTATGCTATGGACTCCTCAATTTATCCCAAAAGGTTGCGCTATGGTTTTGGCTGAAGCTGGCAGTAAGGACATGGTTGGAGCGGTCACATGTGAGTCTAATGAGGCTGATTTGAGAGCTAAAGCACTGGCTAATTTGCAATTCAGTTGGATACTTTCTGGAATTTTGGTATTCACAGGATGTATGTGCTTGAAATTAGCCGGAAAATGCACCCCAAGGTTGCAGTCAACTGAATATGAGCAACTTCACAGTAGAGTTGCGGATCTCCCTATAGCCACTAATGTCTTCAAGCAAGCTCACCCATAA